One genomic window of uncultured delta proteobacterium includes the following:
- a CDS encoding Peptidase, M23/M37 family, with amino-acid sequence MRLNNRRPHLVPHPAGSVGQWILFAALVLCCAFFFPETGLAAASSANTLQKQIQQEQTKAKTRRDSLSRLTAEERDLDKDLAASEKRILSIEASLEKEAKTLDALAASDLELQARGEALEAEQNKTEEAMTEVLRVLWELHARRESVKGRDLPDWHVTDREHAWSLELFASLDGYRKTIADQQKDLETVASKRAALSKDVAARIAARNSEKEKLLQNRVQYEQRLAGLRKQKQETEEELTAILALVQNLNLRMQAEEEQTDIAKAKGKLPWPVTGSVKGRFSPSAKPPVRGMTVALDGNTPVRAVHRGKVVHNDVLRGIGRVVILMHGEEYYSLYAFLSESPVQIGQDVDRGAVVGTSGFVTSLNGPGLYFELRYHQNAVNPEQWLRKL; translated from the coding sequence ATGCGCCTGAATAACCGCCGTCCGCATCTGGTCCCGCACCCGGCGGGAAGCGTGGGGCAATGGATCCTGTTTGCCGCCCTTGTCCTGTGCTGCGCTTTTTTCTTCCCGGAGACGGGCCTTGCCGCCGCATCCTCCGCTAACACCTTGCAAAAGCAGATCCAGCAGGAACAGACCAAAGCCAAGACCAGGCGCGACAGCCTTTCCCGGCTGACGGCCGAGGAACGCGATCTGGATAAGGATCTGGCCGCATCCGAAAAACGGATTTTGTCCATTGAGGCTTCTCTGGAAAAGGAAGCCAAAACCCTGGACGCGCTGGCCGCTTCGGACCTGGAACTCCAGGCCAGGGGAGAGGCCCTCGAAGCGGAGCAAAACAAGACCGAGGAAGCCATGACCGAGGTTTTGCGCGTCCTCTGGGAGCTGCACGCGCGGCGGGAAAGCGTCAAGGGCCGCGATTTGCCCGACTGGCACGTCACGGACCGCGAGCACGCCTGGTCGCTGGAATTGTTCGCGTCGCTCGACGGGTACCGGAAAACCATCGCGGACCAGCAGAAGGATCTCGAAACCGTGGCCTCCAAGCGCGCGGCCTTGAGCAAGGACGTCGCGGCGCGTATCGCCGCCCGCAACAGCGAAAAAGAAAAGCTCCTGCAAAACCGTGTGCAATACGAGCAGCGCCTTGCCGGGTTACGCAAGCAGAAGCAGGAGACAGAGGAAGAGTTGACGGCCATTTTGGCTTTGGTGCAGAATCTCAACCTCCGCATGCAGGCCGAAGAGGAGCAGACCGATATCGCGAAAGCCAAGGGCAAACTGCCCTGGCCCGTGACCGGCTCCGTCAAGGGGCGGTTCAGCCCGTCGGCCAAACCGCCCGTGCGCGGCATGACCGTCGCGTTGGATGGGAATACGCCCGTTAGGGCCGTGCACAGGGGAAAGGTCGTTCACAACGACGTGCTGCGCGGCATCGGCAGGGTGGTCATCCTGATGCACGGGGAGGAATATTATTCCCTGTACGCCTTTTTGTCCGAAAGCCCGGTACAGATCGGGCAGGATGTGGATCGTGGGGCGGTTGTCGGCACCTCCGGTTTTGTGACCTCCCTGAACGGTCCGGGGTTATATTTTGAGTTGCGGTACCACCAGAACGCGGTAAACCCGGAACAATGGCTGCGGAAATTGTAA
- the prmA gene encoding Ribosomal protein L11 methyltransferase, which yields MADLIQLTITVDPDIPEVEDMLSAVLAVNAPAGWAEETLPTGELRAVAHTENPVHAVELEAAVRAALPTAAIARSAVERKDWALAWRDFFTPVAAGSRFLVLAPWMEKEKRETSRDVILIEPKMAFGTGHHETTALCLGVLADLADAGRVKPGMTFLDLGTGSGILGIGCAHLGLTGLGLDIDAQSVDNALENCDLNGVSHEGPSPALAIRRGSIDDASGQYDLILANILAEPLISMAAPIVARLKTGGALVLSGLLTIQADKVAAAYQAAGLPAPRRRESGEWTALIWE from the coding sequence ATGGCCGACCTTATCCAGCTGACGATAACCGTTGATCCCGATATCCCTGAGGTGGAAGACATGCTCAGCGCCGTTCTGGCGGTCAACGCGCCGGCGGGTTGGGCCGAGGAAACGCTGCCCACCGGCGAACTGCGGGCCGTGGCGCATACGGAAAACCCCGTGCATGCGGTCGAACTGGAAGCCGCCGTGCGCGCGGCTCTGCCAACGGCCGCCATTGCCCGCAGCGCCGTGGAGCGGAAAGACTGGGCATTGGCCTGGCGGGATTTTTTCACCCCGGTCGCCGCGGGCAGCCGCTTTCTGGTGCTTGCGCCGTGGATGGAAAAGGAGAAGCGCGAAACGTCGCGGGACGTCATCCTTATTGAGCCGAAAATGGCTTTCGGTACGGGCCACCATGAAACGACGGCCCTGTGTCTCGGTGTTCTGGCGGACCTGGCGGACGCGGGGCGCGTCAAGCCCGGCATGACCTTCCTGGACCTGGGCACCGGGTCCGGCATCCTGGGCATAGGCTGCGCGCATCTGGGCCTCACGGGGCTGGGGCTCGATATCGATGCCCAATCCGTGGACAACGCGCTGGAAAACTGCGATCTGAACGGCGTGTCCCATGAGGGGCCTTCCCCAGCCTTGGCTATCCGGCGCGGCAGTATTGACGACGCATCCGGGCAGTATGACCTGATCCTGGCCAACATTCTGGCCGAGCCGCTCATCAGCATGGCGGCCCCCATCGTGGCCCGCCTGAAAACGGGCGGCGCGCTCGTGCTTTCCGGGCTGCTTACCATCCAGGCGGACAAGGTGGCTGCCGCGTACCAGGCGGCGGGCCTACCCGCGCCGCGCCGCCGGGAATCCGGCGAATGGACGGCTCTTATCTGGGAGTAA
- a CDS encoding putative High-molecular-weight cytochrome c (Evidence 3 : Function proposed based on presence of conserved amino acid motif, structural feature or limited homology) — MSKRFHLPRILGLLTAITCTCVTLALAVQVTPAKPNDAPDASGIIILDATESTESPGQGQMPPVAFDHNLHTQKDKNGETCATCHEPSGAVTAQTFRPVAGKTEAELEEAYHTGCVSCHADTKNKGMKAGPLQAECRTCHDAAALPPAKTSPQASPQVSTGAAQAKADGGMDSSLHARHVANPLITAPGSTDNCAACHHPVKKPVSPGLKADSCRSCHPASTQERSADRPNQPLFADVAHKKCISCHQELGPQEARALTCNSCHDAKTKAGYVKLASPPRLEAGQPDAVTMGLPKTPADSSVPPVPPAMQGAVPDKKLDAATTAQPSMPPVVFDHKRHEATAENCTSCHHNTLQKCSTCHTPQGSPKGKNVTQSTAMHMPTSSRTCVGCHETRKTATPECASCHGGMPVKAKPNCESCHQPLDGKKISPADPAMRGHLPPGVPEHQLHGSMLPPPAGPGMIPGAMTGYAAQKAMAERAKTPAPDYSNIPEKIVLDLLSDEFEPSVFPHREIVEKLAAGIKDTAPGMAWFHSAPNALCASCHHNSPPSATPPSCVSCHAKGAGPGVPVSPGVPAPPDDRPLLKVAYHQQCMSCHTRMDIKPAATDCAGCHALRQKPQKTGGGK, encoded by the coding sequence ATGTCAAAACGTTTTCATCTGCCGCGCATTCTCGGACTTCTGACAGCCATTACCTGTACCTGCGTCACCTTGGCCCTAGCAGTCCAGGTGACGCCCGCAAAGCCTAATGACGCGCCGGATGCATCCGGCATTATCATTCTCGATGCGACGGAGTCCACTGAATCCCCCGGCCAGGGTCAGATGCCGCCTGTTGCCTTTGACCACAATCTGCACACGCAAAAAGACAAAAATGGCGAAACCTGCGCAACCTGTCACGAGCCTTCCGGCGCGGTAACCGCCCAGACATTCCGCCCCGTTGCCGGGAAAACCGAGGCCGAACTTGAGGAAGCGTACCACACCGGATGCGTTTCCTGCCACGCGGACACCAAAAACAAGGGCATGAAGGCCGGTCCCTTGCAGGCCGAATGCCGCACCTGTCATGACGCGGCCGCCCTTCCCCCGGCCAAAACGTCCCCCCAAGCTTCCCCTCAAGTTTCCACGGGCGCCGCCCAGGCCAAAGCGGACGGCGGCATGGACTCCTCCCTGCACGCGCGCCATGTGGCGAACCCGCTGATAACCGCCCCCGGCAGCACCGACAACTGCGCCGCCTGCCACCACCCGGTTAAAAAACCCGTTTCCCCGGGCCTGAAAGCCGATTCCTGCCGGTCGTGCCACCCTGCATCCACTCAGGAGCGCAGCGCGGACAGGCCCAACCAGCCGCTGTTCGCGGACGTGGCGCACAAAAAGTGTATATCCTGTCACCAGGAACTCGGCCCCCAGGAAGCGAGAGCCCTGACCTGCAACTCCTGCCATGATGCGAAAACCAAAGCCGGGTACGTGAAGCTGGCTTCCCCGCCCCGGCTTGAAGCCGGCCAGCCCGACGCCGTGACGATGGGCCTGCCCAAAACGCCCGCCGATTCCTCCGTGCCGCCGGTGCCCCCCGCCATGCAAGGCGCGGTGCCGGATAAAAAGCTGGATGCGGCCACCACCGCGCAGCCTTCCATGCCGCCCGTGGTTTTCGACCACAAACGGCATGAAGCGACGGCGGAAAACTGCACAAGCTGCCACCATAATACATTGCAGAAATGCTCCACCTGCCATACGCCGCAGGGCAGTCCCAAGGGCAAGAACGTGACGCAATCGACGGCCATGCACATGCCGACGTCCTCCCGTACCTGCGTGGGGTGCCACGAAACGCGCAAAACCGCAACACCCGAATGCGCGAGCTGCCACGGCGGCATGCCCGTCAAAGCCAAACCGAACTGCGAATCCTGCCACCAGCCGCTGGACGGCAAGAAAATATCCCCCGCTGATCCCGCAATGCGGGGACATTTGCCCCCCGGCGTGCCGGAGCATCAGCTGCACGGCTCCATGCTGCCCCCGCCAGCCGGGCCAGGCATGATTCCCGGAGCCATGACCGGCTATGCCGCGCAAAAAGCCATGGCCGAACGCGCGAAAACGCCCGCCCCCGATTACTCGAACATACCGGAAAAAATCGTGCTGGATCTTTTGTCGGACGAATTTGAACCCTCGGTGTTCCCGCACCGGGAAATCGTGGAAAAACTGGCCGCCGGCATCAAGGATACCGCGCCGGGCATGGCGTGGTTCCACTCGGCGCCCAATGCGCTGTGCGCCAGCTGCCACCACAACAGCCCGCCGAGCGCCACGCCCCCGAGCTGCGTCTCCTGCCACGCCAAGGGCGCCGGGCCGGGTGTTCCTGTTTCGCCGGGCGTTCCGGCCCCGCCGGACGACCGGCCCCTGCTGAAAGTCGCCTATCACCAACAATGCATGAGCTGCCATACGCGCATGGACATCAAACCCGCCGCAACCGACTGTGCCGGATGCCATGCCCTCCGCCAGAAGCCGCAAAAAACGGGAGGAGGCAAGTAA
- a CDS encoding HesB/YadR/YfhF-family protein has translation MITVSDSAVKELNEFFSDKEKSPIRVYLAPGGCSGPRLALALDAPGDDDDVFEQAGFSFCISKDLFAQTGDISVDVTYMGFAVESANPMGGGGGCCGCASGGSCASAQ, from the coding sequence ATGATTACCGTCAGTGACAGTGCTGTGAAGGAATTGAATGAATTTTTCTCGGATAAGGAAAAATCTCCCATCCGGGTGTACCTCGCCCCCGGCGGCTGCAGCGGGCCGCGCCTCGCGCTCGCTCTGGACGCCCCCGGCGATGATGACGACGTTTTTGAGCAGGCCGGCTTCTCCTTCTGCATCAGCAAGGACCTTTTCGCTCAGACCGGCGACATTTCCGTTGATGTGACGTACATGGGTTTCGCGGTGGAATCCGCCAACCCCATGGGCGGCGGCGGTGGCTGCTGCGGCTGCGCCTCCGGCGGCAGCTGCGCCAGCGCGCAGTAA
- a CDS encoding conserved hypothetical protein (Evidence 4 : Homologs of previously reported genes of unknown function) has translation MNLKESVILALKLARRNKETLVVGHDGARWEMLPLADARSDQLAHAIIITPKGFRYPEDEMRIADLTAQGL, from the coding sequence ATGAACCTTAAAGAATCCGTCATTCTCGCCCTGAAGCTGGCCCGCCGTAACAAGGAAACCCTTGTGGTGGGCCACGACGGCGCGCGCTGGGAGATGCTGCCGCTCGCCGACGCGCGCTCCGACCAGCTTGCCCATGCGATCATCATCACCCCGAAGGGGTTCCGCTATCCCGAGGACGAGATGCGCATCGCCGACCTCACCGCCCAGGGACTGTAA
- the ctpA gene encoding Carboxy-terminal-processing protease: MRLRFLTVFFAGFAALLFLPGSGAAAESKYDGMKRFSQVYEYVRQYYVRETQPNELMNGAIKGMLQNLDPHSTYLSTTEYKEMKETTSGAFFGIGIEISTENGQLIVVSPIEDTPAYKMGLKSGDIILAVDGHPTQDMTMQESVSKIRGPKGTEVELLILHKEDKTPSTVKIVRDSIPLISVKTRFLETGYVWSRVTRFSDNTQKELIEGLADAAKKGPIKGIVLDLRNNPGGLLDQATKVSDVFLSAGEIVSIRGRDAADSRSFKASSANSDQTCPLVVLVNAGTASASEIVAGALQDHKRGLVIGERTFGKGSVQNVIPMPDGSALKLTVALYYTPNGRSIQAEGIQPDFVAPFEPPRDEESIVARINAIREQDLNRHIEKGGKADGAGKSSDVEITPEVRAFLERDNQLRLGLQMVKALPKIQEIAVR, encoded by the coding sequence ATGCGTTTGCGTTTTCTGACCGTCTTTTTCGCCGGCTTTGCCGCCCTGTTGTTCTTGCCCGGTTCTGGCGCCGCGGCCGAGAGCAAGTACGACGGCATGAAACGTTTCAGCCAGGTATATGAATATGTCCGTCAGTATTATGTGCGCGAAACACAGCCCAATGAACTGATGAACGGCGCCATCAAGGGCATGCTGCAAAACCTCGACCCGCATTCCACCTATCTTTCCACAACGGAATATAAGGAAATGAAGGAGACGACCTCCGGCGCCTTCTTCGGGATCGGCATCGAAATATCCACGGAAAACGGCCAGCTCATCGTGGTGTCTCCCATCGAGGACACCCCGGCCTACAAGATGGGCCTGAAGTCGGGCGACATCATTCTGGCGGTTGACGGGCATCCTACCCAGGATATGACCATGCAGGAATCCGTTTCCAAAATTCGCGGCCCCAAGGGCACGGAAGTGGAACTCCTTATCCTGCATAAAGAAGATAAAACGCCGTCCACGGTAAAAATCGTCAGGGATTCGATCCCGCTCATCAGCGTCAAGACGCGGTTCCTTGAGACCGGCTACGTTTGGTCACGGGTGACGCGCTTTAGCGACAACACCCAGAAAGAGCTCATCGAAGGGCTTGCGGACGCGGCGAAAAAAGGCCCTATCAAAGGGATCGTCCTTGACCTGCGCAACAATCCCGGCGGCTTGCTGGACCAGGCGACCAAAGTTTCCGACGTGTTTCTGAGCGCCGGGGAGATCGTCTCCATCCGCGGCCGGGATGCGGCGGATTCCCGCAGCTTCAAAGCCTCGTCCGCCAATTCGGACCAGACCTGTCCCCTGGTCGTTCTGGTCAACGCGGGCACGGCCTCCGCCTCCGAGATCGTGGCCGGCGCGCTGCAGGATCACAAGCGCGGCCTGGTGATCGGGGAGAGAACCTTCGGCAAAGGGTCCGTGCAAAACGTCATCCCCATGCCGGACGGCTCTGCGCTGAAGCTGACCGTGGCGTTGTATTATACGCCGAACGGCCGTTCCATCCAGGCCGAGGGCATCCAGCCGGACTTCGTGGCTCCGTTCGAGCCGCCGCGCGATGAGGAATCCATTGTGGCCAGAATCAACGCCATCCGCGAGCAGGACCTCAACCGCCACATCGAAAAGGGCGGCAAGGCCGATGGCGCGGGCAAATCTTCCGACGTGGAGATTACCCCCGAGGTCCGCGCTTTCCTGGAGCGGGACAACCAGCTCCGCCTCGGCCTTCAGATGGTCAAGGCGCTGCCCAAAATTCAGGAAATCGCCGTGCGCTGA
- a CDS encoding conserved hypothetical protein (Evidence 4 : Homologs of previously reported genes of unknown function) — MKTQGSTYGTRRKTLEAMYAAMAGHFGPSGWWPARTPFEVALGAILTQNTAWTNVDKALAALDGATGLIPDRVAALPVPELEARIRPAGFFRQKSRKILAFLEVLEAHGGLGHGEADCGLGCFSAIDTETLRGLLLAVSGIGPETADCILLYALDRPSFVVDAYTRRLFNRHALVPEAVPYDELQEFFMDALEPDVAFFNEYHALIVRIGKDFCRKTKPRCGLCPLASFLDHAPE; from the coding sequence ATGAAGACGCAAGGCAGCACATACGGGACCAGGCGGAAAACGCTTGAAGCCATGTACGCGGCCATGGCCGGGCACTTCGGCCCGAGCGGATGGTGGCCCGCCAGAACGCCTTTCGAGGTGGCTCTCGGCGCGATTCTGACCCAGAACACCGCCTGGACCAATGTGGACAAGGCCCTTGCCGCCCTGGACGGCGCGACCGGCCTTATCCCCGACCGCGTTGCCGCGCTGCCCGTGCCGGAACTGGAAGCCCGTATCAGACCCGCCGGGTTTTTCCGGCAGAAAAGCCGCAAGATACTGGCCTTTCTGGAAGTATTGGAAGCTCACGGCGGGCTGGGGCACGGCGAAGCGGACTGCGGCCTCGGCTGCTTCAGCGCGATCGATACCGAAACCTTGCGCGGCCTTCTTCTTGCGGTTTCCGGCATCGGCCCGGAAACGGCGGATTGCATTTTGCTCTACGCGCTGGATCGGCCCTCTTTTGTCGTCGACGCCTACACCCGGCGGCTGTTCAACCGCCACGCCCTTGTGCCCGAGGCCGTGCCGTATGACGAACTGCAGGAATTTTTTATGGACGCGCTTGAGCCGGACGTCGCTTTTTTTAATGAATACCACGCGCTTATCGTGCGAATCGGCAAGGACTTTTGCCGCAAGACAAAACCGCGCTGCGGCCTTTGCCCGCTCGCGTCTTTTCTGGACCATGCGCCTGAATAA